Below is a window of Halalkalicoccus jeotgali B3 DNA.
TAGTCAATAGTTATAAAACTATGTTGAAGAGAGATAACATTAGTCAGACAGATCCTTGTGCAACACAACGTCCACGAATGCGAGATGTTGCACAAGGTAGACTCTTTTTGGAGAGTGGTCTCCCTGTGTTGGTTCTAATCAACGGATATGCTCTTGACCGACGGCCGACATCGAACGGATTTCGATAGTGGTGGTAGTATGCCGTCTCAACAGACCGGAAATCGTCTTGAGCCACGCGAACGGTTACTGCGTTGCAGCGCGCACGAGACGCGGGGGTCGATCCACAGCCTAGACAAGACGTTTCGTATGTGGTAGTCGACGAGTCGAAACGCTCTCGAGACCGCGTTCAGCTCACCCACGAAGCGCTCGAATGGTACAACACTGACTTCTACGTTTCCAGCGTTCGATAGCTTGGAACCAATCTGTACTCGACACCATCACACTAAGATTATGCCATGGGTCCAAATCCTTCGGGAGGCTGACGATGCATAGTCGCCTGTTCAAACGAATACGCTAATTCGATTAGTAAGGGCTCCTCGAACGGCTGTGCCATAAATTCAATACCAACAGCAAGCGCCTCTTCGGAGAACCCCGCAGGGACGTTCACACTCGGGAATGCTGCAACCGGCGGGACCGAGGAATAACCCGTCTCATAGACGAATGCGTCAAGATCATATTCAGCGATTGCAGAATAGAGCAATTTATGAAGCTCTCGGCGCACGAGTAACGCATTCAGATAGTCAACATTTTCATCTAAGGCATCCGAATCAATATCCTCCGTTTCGGGGAAAGTATTTTCAGCAATAACACCTTCAACGGTGCCAGAGTCAACAATTTCTCTAAACGACTCAACAGGTGCTTCGTCTCCGAGACTAGCTATGTAGTCGTTGATCTCTCGTTCGATTTCATATGAGATCACCATTCCCTCGTCAGCTAACGTAGCTATGTCAGGTAGGTCATCGAGATCAACGACTGTCGCACCGCTTTTCTCGATCGCTGAGAGAGCCTCTTCAAAGATCGCGACGACTTCATCATCATCCGTGCCGATTGACTGCCAGGGCACTCCAATTCGAGCTCCGTCAAGGCCATCAGCATTCAAATACGATACATAACCGTCCTCGGGTATTTCGCCGATGCTTTCGGCTGTTTTGGAATCGGCTGAATCGTAGCCAGACATCACATCTAACATCACAGCGTTATCCGCAACGGTTCGCGTCATTGGTCCAGCAGTATCAAGCGTCGAACTGAGTGGGATAATTCCGTCTCTACTTACTAGCCCCGTTGTTGGCCGAAACCCAACTAAACTGTTGTTGCTGCTTGGACCACGAACCGATCCACCAGTATCTGAACCAACGCTGATCGCACCAAGATTTGCAGCGGTTCCTGCTGCTGAGCCTGCACTTGATCCCCCAGCTTGGATTTCTGTATCGTATGGACTCACTGTTTCGCCACCTAGTGAACTCACGGACCCATATGCGAATTCGCCGAGATTGACCTTCGCGAGGATGATCCCACCGGCATCCCGAAGTTGCTGAGTGATGAATGCATCATCTGGTGGCGTCGTATCTGCAAAGAGAACGCTTCCCCCCGTTGTTGGCATGTCTTCCGTATCGATGTTGTCTTTGAGCAGGATGGGGATACCATGAAGCAGGCCCGTGGGGCCGGAATCAGCGAACTCCTCATCTAATTCTTCTGCTCGCTGAATCGCATCTGAATTAAGCGTAATAACGACATTCAACTGATCATCGTAGGCCTCAATCCGATCGAGATAGTGTTTGGTTATCTCACGAGCCGTCGTACGACCCGTAGCGAAGGCTTCGTGTATATCTGCAACTGTCGTTTCAAGAATCTCGAATGACTCATCACTACACCTGCTATCCTCTGTCGCACTTGTAACTCCAGGAATTGTCCCAATTACCCCCATCGCTCCGACGGCCTTTAGCACTGACCTTCTTGAAGACGAATATCCACCATTTTCATGTATTACTGCTTCTTCCTTCCCCTTATTCGCCGGAATTTTTGACATCAGTGCTATATTCGAGTACATTTATAAAGTGCTACTTAATCCGGTGTTAGTTGCCATATATGTCGTATTAGTATCCTACAGTGAACGTTTATACTATAATATTTGTTTTCTCTATCTGTTGGCGATCATCGTGTGAGTAGTCCATATCCGACGCTCCCCAAGAGAAGAAAAAATACGATAACAACTATCCGATCAAACTGACAGAGAGACGACCGGAGACTGGCTTGGGACGGCGATTGTTGCAACACACTCCGTATAGCGTGTCCAAGCCAGTATTAGGAATGAACTATAATACAATATCCTCTATATCGCCAAGATATAGGAACACTTATGATCTAATACCGAAATTACGAGACTGAATATGAAAATAAAAGACGAAAAATTACACAAAAGTATTTTTCCCACCGACCGAAGATCAGTAATGCAAGGGATCGGATTAGCAGGCCTTGGAGGAATCGCGTCGATGACTACAGCAGGGGCAACTGAAACTGACTCTGCGAAGTCTTTCGACCCGATCGAAGCGACCGTTCAAGACGTCCGAACTGCCATTACAAGTGGACAGGTCACTACCCGATCAATCGTACAGCACTATCTTGATCGGATCGAGGTCTATGATGAGGCGCTTAACGCGCTAATCACCGTCAATCCGCAGGCATTGGATCGTGCTGATGAGTTAGATAAGGCGCTCGAAGAGTCTGGCCCAGTCGGTCCGCTTCATGGGGTACCAATCATCGTGAAGGATAACTATGACGCCACGGATATGCCGACGACGGCTGGTGCGATTGCTCTGAAGGACTCCGTTCCACCGGATGATGCGTTCCTTGTGAAGCAACTGCGTGAGGCGGGCGGGATTATCCTTGCCAAAGGGAATCTCGACGAATTTGCAGGTGGGCCCGATGGATGGAGCTCACTTGGTGGACAGACACCCAATCCGTATGCACTTGATCGCGTGCCGGGCGGGTCAAGCGCAGGACCAGGGGCTGCAATCGCAGCGAATTTTGCTGTCATTGGAATCGGTACTGAGACCTCCGGTTCGCTTGTTAATCCGGCAGCATACGGAAGCTTAGTCGGGATTCGACCGACACGCGGACTTTTGAGCCGGGACGGTATTGTCCCAGTTGACTTGTCTCAGGATACCGGTGGCCCACTCACACGTACTGTCAGTGATGCTGCTGTCGCGCTTGATGTGATGCGTGGGTATGATCCGGATGATCCGATTACTGCTCGCGGGGTAAATGAGCCGCCGCTTGACGATGAGAGTTATACCGACTTTCTGAACGAAGACGGTCTTGAAAACGTCCGTATCGGAGTTGTCAGAGAGTTCTTTGGTGCTGCCGAGAATGCTGGCGATGAACCAGGCATCACGCAGGAGCAAGCCGAAGCTGATGCAGCACAAGTAACCGAAGTTATCGACTGCGCCATCGAAGACATGGAGCAGCACGGTGCCGAGATCGTGGACCCCGTAAGTCTCCTACCGCTGGATGACTTGCTTGACGCAGCCAGCGCCCCATCGTCGTATAAGCTATACCTGAACGAGTATCTTGAGAGCCTAGGAGACGATGCACCGTACAGGTCCGTAGAAGAGCTGGCTGCGTCGAATCTCTACGGATGTCCTGACGCTGCCAGTCTCCGTGAAGCGGCGGAAGCAGAGCCTGAGCCAGATCTCAGGGAGTCTGAAGAGTACCTGCGTGCGATCGGGGGCAAAGTTGCGCTACGAGATGCGGTTGAACAGACGATGGTTGCGAACGATGTTGATGTCTTGTTGTATCCAACTCGAGCACGAACTCCGCCTGAAATCGGGAAGGATATGGAGCGAATCCGTCTGAACTATCCAGTGGGTCCGACTGCGGGACTCCCCTCGATTTCTGTTCCTGCAGGATTTACGGAGGACGAATACCTGCCGGTCGGATTAGAACTCCTTGGATTGGAATTCGCCGAGCCACTGCTCATCGAGACTGCGTACGCATACGAGCAAGCGACTCTGCGACGACAGGCACCGGATGGGTTTGGGCCACTCCCTGCTGATGCGCCGGACGTTCCGTACCCGGACTTTTCGTACGAGATCGCTACGGAGGGGTGTTCAGACTCGTCGTAGGGAACCCCATGTTGTGAATGAGGTGGTGCAGGAAGCGGTTGCCGAGCTCTGATACAAGCATGCTGGCTTACCACGGCTGACTTAGCCCTACGTCTCGGCTTCTCTGTCACGGATCATTCGGCGTGTGCGACAACGGAGCCGAGCGACGAGAAGCGCACAACAGCTGTTTGACCAGCTTCGATGGGGATTGGTTCGGTGATCGAACCCGTTGTGACGATATCTCCTGCTTTGAGCGTCTCGTCATGATCGGGAAGCGTCTCTGCGAGCCAGGCGACGGCGTCAGCTGGATGGCCGAGCACTGCTGCGCCGGTTCCCGTTGCTCGACGGACACCGTCGATCAGTACTTCCACCCCTTCCCGGACGAGATCCACATCAGTGGCTGCTATTTGATCGCCAAGGAGGAGCCGAGCCGCGAGTGCATTATCGGCAATGGCCGTTGGTCCTGTAAGGTTCCAGTTCTGGATTCGGCTGTCAACTATCTCAATGGCTGGCACGAGGAGGTCGGTCGCGCTAAGAACGTCGAGGCGGCTCACCGGTGGAGACAGATCCTCTTCCAGCAGAAAGGCAATCTCCGGCTCGATTCTTGGTTCGATTCGTAGTTCTGTCTCGAAGCGCCGATCGTCTCGCACGGTATCGGCAAGGAGCCGTCCGAATGCCGGAGTATCGACGCCGAGATCAACTTGGACAGCCTCGTTTGTGAAGCCGATTTTGTACCCAACTGGCTCTCCTTCCTCAGAAATCCGGTGGTCTAGAAATGCGTCTTGGGCCGCGTATCCCTCCTCAACCGTTACGTTTGATGAGAGTGTTGTCGAGTCGATTGGCTTGGCATTTCGGTAGGCTCGATAGAGTTGCGTGCCCAACGCGTCGGGATCACTAAGCATGAGTGTAGTTCAGTTGGCATCGTTTACTACGTTGGGGACTAGGGTATCCTGTCACCGCTGGGTTGTGCATCCTGTAGTCGAGTATCGGGACACGCTTAGACGGTCTGTTTTGCTGGGCTTTGTTGGCAGACCACCATTATCCAATGAAAGCGAGATCGGACTGGCGAGACGATTGATCTGCAAGCGATCAAATATGCGAGCTACTGTGCAACGCTTACAGCAGAGTATATCCAGAGTGGCCTCGACCCCGTTGTGGGTTTCCACTCCGTCGCGATGTTGCTTTTGTTGATCGGCTGGATCAGATTCTTGGTTTCAATCCCGCTGTGAGTTTCTATCTTCTGTTGGCAGAAACGGGAGTTCCGAGGGATCTAGCCCTAGCTCGTCTATATCTCCATTCACGAGATAGTGAAATGCTTCAGCGGTATTTTTACCACTCTCCGTGGCTTCGACGAACTGGTGGCGACCTCGCTCTTCAATTGTAATGTACTCGTGATCCAATAGAGGTTTAATGATCTGAGACTGGAGACGGCGATACTTCCCGCGTACCTTGTCCTTCACGCCTGAAGCATCATAGTAGGCGATAAATGGGAGCTCTGTATTTTCCCCGTGTTCAATCAGTCGTTTCTTGGCGACAGGGCCCTTCTCAACGACGTATTCGAGAATCGAAATCTGCTGAGGCTCGGGGGGCTGGATAGGATATTTCGGTAATTCGTATATCTCATCGACATTTTCTGCTACTGGTTCCTTAGTACCGCCAGCATAATCCTCTGCCGAGACATAGTACGGACGTGCTCCAGTTGCCATGCAGGCGATCATACCTCCAATAGCAGTAACTTTGCTTCCGGACGCGAGATTCACATGTACGTTGTGATCCTCAAACGCTGTTGCGATCTCTGCAATCGTTCCAAGTGAATCATAGAGGTCAAAGAGGTTGCAAGGGACTGTTGCGACCTCTATTCCCATAGATTTCAGGTCCTCCCGAATATCATGGTGGTATTCTGGTGTGACAATATCGTCATCTTGCTTTGCAATATCTGTCTCTCGATAATCTAAGAGAATCACGAAATCGGCTTGTTGCTGGTCAGCTGCCTTTACGATCCGATCATACTCATAGCCAAGCGGCATGAGGTGTAACCGTTGTTTAACGTCCATGCTTACTACCCCTCGCTGTTATCTATTTACGATTGTGCTGTTTGTTACGTCACTATCGATAACTACGTCATTAACGGCATAATGACTATAATGCAACGACCCCCATTAGCAGGTGCTAACAAATGGCTGCCCTCGAGATCTCCCGACTCATTTGCGGACGATATCCTTCGCTCTCATCGCACCCTCCGAATTGGAGAGAAATCGGCACGCATTCTCATCCGTATAGTTCATGCATCAATGCTACTGTAAATAGAGCAATTCTTTGAGACATCAATGAAAGAACAACAAGCCACACCACAGATATCTGATAACAACGATCGCAAAACCTACCGACGAAGTCTCAAACTATTCGTCTCCGCTGAAGAAGAAGCCGACCGTGAGGATAACAAGAAGACGTTTAAGAAGAATGTTAATCCCCGGATCTTAGAATTAGACAAGGATCTTGGATACATCCCAGAAGCAATACTCACCGGGAAACGACATCGAATTTCTCTCACCTTCCAGGTGCCCTTAGAAGATGATGAAGATTACGACAACGTGAATATTCCCAATAGGTATGGAATTTATCCCCAAAACGAAGTCTTGGTTCGCTCCTGTAAAAACAGTGGAAATGGAGAATGGGAAACAAGATCCATATATGAAGCAATCGTTTCAGATATAACAAACGCCTCGATCTCGGTGTCATTACACCGACTGGCAAGCTCGGAGGAAAAGTTGACACAAGCGTATAGGGAAATCCTCGAAGCTGAGAAAATTGATATTGGAGAATTATTGAACAGAACGCCGTATGACCGTGAATTGAAGGGAATTAAAGCATTGTCTGACGGGTACTGTGATATTCTCTTAGGAAATCGCACCGTATCTTTTGGAGCGAACACAGCTACCCAGTCCTCGCAAAAAGACAGTGTATTGTACGAAAATGACTCCCAACGACGTGGGATTGAGAAGGCTCTTTCTGCAAATGACATAGCTTGTCTGCAAGGCCCGCCCGGTACTGGAAAAACCCGGGTTATTGTTGAACTTGTCAGGCGCTTCGTTGAAGCTGGAAAACGCGTCCTAGTAACTGCTGAGACTAACAAGGCAGTGGATAATATCTTGTTCGGAGATTCCTCGGAACAGAATATTAAAAACACTTGTTTACATCACTATAATCAGATCGAAGGGCTCAGTGCTGCAAGAGCGAATCCAGATGCGAGTGACAATCCTCTGGTACACCAGCTCTACGGCCAAGGGGTAACAGGCCGTGAACAAATTGTTCTGACTACCAATAATAGCGCTGCGGGGCTTGACTCAATGCCACTTGGGAAGGAGTGGTTTGATATCGCAATCATTGACGAGGCTACGCAGGCAACGCAAGCATCAGCAGCAATCCCAATGAGTCTCGCGTCTACTACAATTCTGGTTGGAGATCACAAGCAGCTTGGACCTGAGCGAAGTTCTGATCAGCAGGAAGAGGAAACGGTTCCTAGCCAGGTATCACCATTTACGCGTCTATATGGCGAGGAAGGGCTGTATGGAAGTGCTTTAGGTGTGATGTTTGACACGCAATATCGAATGCACGAGGATATTGCGGCGTTCCCGAATCAGGAGTTCTACGATGGCCGGCTCCAAAATGGGGGTGAGATCGAGAAACTCGGAAAGGTGTCTCCCATTCTGGCCTCTCATGTTGATGGCCATGAACAGAGGGATGGGACATCTCGGTATAATACAAAGGAGATCGAGGAGGTTGTTGATTACGCGACGAGACTGCTCAACCAGACTGATCTTAAGCCAGGTGATATTGGTATTGCAGCTGCATACCGTAGTCAAGCGGATCGGATTGAAAACCGGGTTGAAGCACTTGATAACGAGGATTATAGTGATATAGACATTTCAACGTTTGACGCCTTCCAAGGAAGTGAGCGAGAGGGGATGTTACTCTCGTTCACAGTGTCTAACAATCGAGGAGACCTTGGGTTCCTTTCAAAAGGGCAGGGAGAAAGGCGGCTAAACGTTGCAATGACCCGCGCTCAGCGCCATCTTGCCCTGTTTGGTGATTGGGATACCCTCCGTACAGATCCTCACGGCCGATTTGAGCGGTTATATCAGACGGTAGAAGATCGGGGAAAAGTCATCTGAATCGGCTCTTAGAGAGTAAAGGGTTGTTGGAAAATATAGTTATGGTTGCAGATTCAATTATCAGTAAGAATTAGGTCATAGACTTACAAATTATACACTAATTATCTGAACGAGAGCACCGAATCGTTAATACCATGAGGGCGAGACAAGCGGAGCATAACGGCCTTACCGGATCTCATGTCCCAATCTGCTACCCCGACACAAAGCGAGTTCGTCGTTGAGGAATTCGACACAAGCGTCACCGAGGAAACGACAACGCAGCTCGCCCACGAGATCGAAGAGATCGTTCGCTCACTCCGACGAGCTATCGATGATGACGATCTAATCGAAGACCTCCTTCGAAACCCCTCCCGTGTCCTTCGAGAGGCTGATTCCGTCGAACGAAGTGATCCAGAACCACTCACCCAGCAGGTTCTCATTGAGCCGCTATTCGACGCGCTGAACTACCCACCACTCTCGCTCGAAGCAGGCGACCTCTCCGATCAGCGCGGTCAGCAGGCCGACTATGCGGCCTCTCTGAACGAGTACGCTGACATCGACTCGAACCGGCTGTTGATCGAAGCGGAGCCAATCAACAAACGCCTCGATCAGTCAAAACACGGACTCGACCAAGTCAAAGATTGGCTTGAGAAGGACGAGATAGGTTAGGTATCTCTTCGTGATTTGTACTGCCGTACTTCTTTAGGAACGTCTAGGAAAGGTGGCGTATGCAGTTTGACGAGCTGAATGTGGCTGTGCGGGAGTTCTGTGAGAGCAGAGACTGGGGACAGTATCATACGCCCAAAGACCTCGCTATTGGACTGGTCACGGAATCTAGTGAACTGTTGGAACTGTTCCGGTTCAAGGATCGTACCGAGCAATTGGAACTCCTTGCAGAGTCTGAAAAGCGTGAGGATATTGAGGACGAACTCGCGGACATCCTGTTCTTTCTGCTCCGATTCGCTGATCTATACGATATTGATCTGGAGGCAGCTCTAGAGCAGAAACTTGAGAAGAACGGGAAACGATATCCGGAGAACGAATATAAAGGAAGCAATGAAAAGTACGATGAATAACGAGGATGCTCATCTATGAAAGTACCAAATCGGGATTCTTGGACGATAACCTGACTGATCAACTGGTCCCGAAAATCAAGCAAGGGTACGAATCGAAAGGACTCGGAATCGGAAGCGAGAGCGAGGTTCGGTCGTGGGAGAACTCCTTCCAATACATGCACAAGGTACTGAGTGGAAGCGACCTCCCCGACGATGCAGGCGTAGCAATTGAGTTCAAGATTCCACTCACCTCCCGTCGCATCGATTTTCTGATTTCGGGATACGACGAGGCCGGAAATGCGAACGTCGCCATCGTTGAGCTCAAACAGTGGGATGGGAAAACCACAGAAACGGTTGCTGATCAGGATGGGATCGTCAAAACATTCCTTGGCGGAGGGATTCGTGAGACAATCCATCCGAGTTATCAGGCGGCGTCATATGCGCAGTTACTGCGGGATTTCAATACCAGTATCCAAGAGAAACCGATTCATCTCTATCCCGCAGCTTATCTCCACAATTTCAAGCCACAATACCGCGAGACGATCGATAATCAGATCTACCAACCCTACACGGAGCAAGCACCCCTCTACATCCGTGGTGATGCAAAGAAACTGCGCTCGTTTCTGGAAACCCAGATCGACGTGGGGGATGACCGAGAGACCCTCTACGAGTTAAGCGAGGGAGAACTCAGGCCGGCGAA
It encodes the following:
- a CDS encoding amidase family protein encodes the protein MYSNIALMSKIPANKGKEEAVIHENGGYSSSRRSVLKAVGAMGVIGTIPGVTSATEDSRCSDESFEILETTVADIHEAFATGRTTAREITKHYLDRIEAYDDQLNVVITLNSDAIQRAEELDEEFADSGPTGLLHGIPILLKDNIDTEDMPTTGGSVLFADTTPPDDAFITQQLRDAGGIILAKVNLGEFAYGSVSSLGGETVSPYDTEIQAGGSSAGSAAGTAANLGAISVGSDTGGSVRGPSSNNSLVGFRPTTGLVSRDGIIPLSSTLDTAGPMTRTVADNAVMLDVMSGYDSADSKTAESIGEIPEDGYVSYLNADGLDGARIGVPWQSIGTDDDEVVAIFEEALSAIEKSGATVVDLDDLPDIATLADEGMVISYEIEREINDYIASLGDEAPVESFREIVDSGTVEGVIAENTFPETEDIDSDALDENVDYLNALLVRRELHKLLYSAIAEYDLDAFVYETGYSSVPPVAAFPSVNVPAGFSEEALAVGIEFMAQPFEEPLLIELAYSFEQATMHRQPPEGFGPMA
- a CDS encoding amidase family protein codes for the protein MKIKDEKLHKSIFPTDRRSVMQGIGLAGLGGIASMTTAGATETDSAKSFDPIEATVQDVRTAITSGQVTTRSIVQHYLDRIEVYDEALNALITVNPQALDRADELDKALEESGPVGPLHGVPIIVKDNYDATDMPTTAGAIALKDSVPPDDAFLVKQLREAGGIILAKGNLDEFAGGPDGWSSLGGQTPNPYALDRVPGGSSAGPGAAIAANFAVIGIGTETSGSLVNPAAYGSLVGIRPTRGLLSRDGIVPVDLSQDTGGPLTRTVSDAAVALDVMRGYDPDDPITARGVNEPPLDDESYTDFLNEDGLENVRIGVVREFFGAAENAGDEPGITQEQAEADAAQVTEVIDCAIEDMEQHGAEIVDPVSLLPLDDLLDAASAPSSYKLYLNEYLESLGDDAPYRSVEELAASNLYGCPDAASLREAAEAEPEPDLRESEEYLRAIGGKVALRDAVEQTMVANDVDVLLYPTRARTPPEIGKDMERIRLNYPVGPTAGLPSISVPAGFTEDEYLPVGLELLGLEFAEPLLIETAYAYEQATLRRQAPDGFGPLPADAPDVPYPDFSYEIATEGCSDSS
- a CDS encoding 2-keto-4-pentenoate hydratase; this translates as MLSDPDALGTQLYRAYRNAKPIDSTTLSSNVTVEEGYAAQDAFLDHRISEEGEPVGYKIGFTNEAVQVDLGVDTPAFGRLLADTVRDDRRFETELRIEPRIEPEIAFLLEEDLSPPVSRLDVLSATDLLVPAIEIVDSRIQNWNLTGPTAIADNALAARLLLGDQIAATDVDLVREGVEVLIDGVRRATGTGAAVLGHPADAVAWLAETLPDHDETLKAGDIVTTGSITEPIPIEAGQTAVVRFSSLGSVVAHAE
- a CDS encoding HFX_2341 family transcriptional regulator domain-containing protein; translated protein: MDVKQRLHLMPLGYEYDRIVKAADQQQADFVILLDYRETDIAKQDDDIVTPEYHHDIREDLKSMGIEVATVPCNLFDLYDSLGTIAEIATAFEDHNVHVNLASGSKVTAIGGMIACMATGARPYYVSAEDYAGGTKEPVAENVDEIYELPKYPIQPPEPQQISILEYVVEKGPVAKKRLIEHGENTELPFIAYYDASGVKDKVRGKYRRLQSQIIKPLLDHEYITIEERGRHQFVEATESGKNTAEAFHYLVNGDIDELGLDPSELPFLPTEDRNSQRD
- a CDS encoding AAA domain-containing protein; protein product: MKEQQATPQISDNNDRKTYRRSLKLFVSAEEEADREDNKKTFKKNVNPRILELDKDLGYIPEAILTGKRHRISLTFQVPLEDDEDYDNVNIPNRYGIYPQNEVLVRSCKNSGNGEWETRSIYEAIVSDITNASISVSLHRLASSEEKLTQAYREILEAEKIDIGELLNRTPYDRELKGIKALSDGYCDILLGNRTVSFGANTATQSSQKDSVLYENDSQRRGIEKALSANDIACLQGPPGTGKTRVIVELVRRFVEAGKRVLVTAETNKAVDNILFGDSSEQNIKNTCLHHYNQIEGLSAARANPDASDNPLVHQLYGQGVTGREQIVLTTNNSAAGLDSMPLGKEWFDIAIIDEATQATQASAAIPMSLASTTILVGDHKQLGPERSSDQQEEETVPSQVSPFTRLYGEEGLYGSALGVMFDTQYRMHEDIAAFPNQEFYDGRLQNGGEIEKLGKVSPILASHVDGHEQRDGTSRYNTKEIEEVVDYATRLLNQTDLKPGDIGIAAAYRSQADRIENRVEALDNEDYSDIDISTFDAFQGSEREGMLLSFTVSNNRGDLGFLSKGQGERRLNVAMTRAQRHLALFGDWDTLRTDPHGRFERLYQTVEDRGKVI
- a CDS encoding nucleotide pyrophosphohydrolase, with the protein product MQFDELNVAVREFCESRDWGQYHTPKDLAIGLVTESSELLELFRFKDRTEQLELLAESEKREDIEDELADILFFLLRFADLYDIDLEAALEQKLEKNGKRYPENEYKGSNEKYDE